From a region of the Sporosarcina ureilytica genome:
- a CDS encoding GNAT family N-acetyltransferase: MTFTQYHDANEFSKKVLPVIAHEDDVFSLFLGVLASIKNGVYENPFMATIEHDGEIIALFQMTPPHPVNMIYLDDSRLDACIELFIKHSIEENIEFTSIIGLKSMASRFAEKWKVTTGMEEQLLMDQGLYRLDTVNEQLANSPGNWRLAIETDCKLIQNWYHLFEQDTSLPVTPEHIVEERVQKFVSVREVFLWEVEGKVVSMMKKSRPTKNGITVAMVFTPQEERRKGYARTLVAAISKELLKEYKFCMLYTDMMNPTSNKIYQEIGYKKIADSVHIGFMNKEE; encoded by the coding sequence ATGACGTTTACGCAATATCATGACGCAAATGAGTTTTCTAAGAAAGTTTTACCCGTCATTGCTCATGAGGATGACGTGTTCAGTTTATTTTTAGGCGTGCTAGCATCAATAAAAAATGGTGTTTATGAAAATCCTTTTATGGCAACGATTGAGCACGATGGAGAAATCATTGCCTTATTTCAAATGACACCGCCGCATCCGGTCAATATGATTTATCTTGATGACAGCCGATTGGATGCGTGTATAGAATTATTTATAAAACACTCTATCGAAGAAAATATCGAATTCACTTCTATTATAGGCTTGAAATCAATGGCAAGTAGATTTGCGGAGAAATGGAAAGTTACAACTGGTATGGAAGAGCAATTATTAATGGATCAAGGTTTATATCGATTAGATACAGTAAATGAACAATTAGCCAATAGCCCAGGAAACTGGCGATTGGCAATAGAAACAGATTGTAAACTAATTCAGAATTGGTACCATTTATTTGAACAAGATACATCTTTGCCAGTAACTCCGGAACATATTGTAGAGGAACGTGTACAAAAATTTGTAAGCGTAAGGGAAGTATTTCTGTGGGAAGTTGAAGGCAAAGTTGTTTCCATGATGAAAAAATCTCGTCCAACGAAAAATGGCATTACGGTTGCTATGGTGTTCACACCTCAAGAGGAGCGGAGAAAAGGGTATGCGCGCACACTTGTAGCGGCGATTTCAAAAGAATTACTCAAAGAATACAAGTTTTGTATGCTCTATACGGATATGATGAACCCTACATCGAACAAAATTTATCAAGAGATTGGCTATAAAAAAATTGCTGATTCTGTGCATATTGGTTTTATGAATAAAGAAGAGTAG
- the pepF gene encoding oligoendopeptidase F, whose product MVKSLPLRSEVKVEETWNLQDLFKTEEDYNEAVAGLEKEVDSFAHKFKGNIVDATSAIEALKGYERIVANMVPVGAYTSLSASTDQTNDEAQMRSSKFGSIAAKINSQLSFVTSELSELPAETLEAAMKQSEDYQNFLEKLIRKKPYQLHPEVEKTLAAFSATFNAPYGLYNTTKMVDMSFDDFEVDGKHYPLSYVTFEGDWESEPDTAKRRTAFEAFSAKLKEYQHTTAKTYDMQVQTEKTTADLRGYDSVFDYLLFNQEVDKSMYDRQIDLITKELAPHMRKYAKLLQKVHGLDKMTFADLKIPLDPNYEPKITIEESKKYIEDGLAVMGDHYMNMVDRSYDERWIDFAQNKGKSTGAFCSSPHGYHPYILISWTGSMEDVFVLAHELGHAGHFYHANAEQNVFNARPSMYFIEAPSTMNEMLMANHLLQNSDDPKFKRWVISSIVARTYYHNFVTHLLEAAYQRKVYERIDEGGSVNANVLNSLKRETLEDFWGDDVEINEGAELTWMRQPHYYMGLYPYTYSAGLTISTQVSKRILEEGQPAVDEWIEVLKAGGTKSPAELSKMAGVDITTEKPLRDTIAYIGELIDQLVELTEEIDSVKN is encoded by the coding sequence TTGGTAAAATCATTACCACTACGTTCTGAAGTTAAAGTAGAAGAAACTTGGAACCTACAAGATTTATTCAAAACTGAAGAAGATTATAATGAAGCAGTTGCCGGGTTAGAAAAGGAAGTCGATTCCTTTGCTCATAAATTTAAAGGAAATATTGTAGATGCTACTTCAGCCATTGAAGCATTAAAAGGCTATGAGCGAATCGTTGCAAATATGGTTCCTGTAGGGGCATATACAAGCCTGTCTGCTAGTACTGACCAAACGAATGACGAAGCGCAAATGCGTTCAAGCAAGTTTGGTTCGATTGCAGCGAAAATAAACAGTCAACTCTCGTTTGTGACTAGTGAACTGTCCGAATTGCCTGCTGAAACGTTAGAAGCAGCAATGAAACAATCTGAAGACTATCAAAATTTCCTAGAGAAATTAATTCGCAAAAAACCATATCAATTACATCCTGAAGTCGAAAAAACATTAGCTGCTTTTTCTGCAACATTTAATGCACCGTACGGTTTGTATAATACGACTAAGATGGTAGATATGTCCTTTGATGATTTTGAAGTCGACGGAAAACACTATCCATTAAGCTATGTTACTTTCGAAGGTGATTGGGAGTCAGAACCTGATACCGCGAAACGTCGCACAGCATTTGAGGCGTTTTCTGCAAAGTTAAAAGAATACCAACATACGACTGCCAAAACATATGATATGCAAGTACAAACTGAAAAAACAACAGCAGATTTACGTGGTTATGATTCTGTTTTCGATTATTTGCTGTTTAATCAAGAAGTGGATAAGTCAATGTACGATCGTCAAATTGATTTAATTACGAAAGAGCTCGCGCCACATATGCGTAAATATGCAAAACTGCTGCAAAAAGTACATGGGCTAGATAAAATGACGTTTGCTGATTTAAAGATTCCTTTAGATCCAAACTACGAGCCGAAAATTACAATTGAAGAATCTAAGAAATATATCGAAGATGGACTAGCGGTTATGGGAGACCATTATATGAATATGGTAGACCGTTCCTATGATGAACGTTGGATTGACTTTGCCCAAAATAAAGGTAAATCCACAGGTGCATTTTGTTCTAGTCCGCACGGTTACCACCCGTATATTTTAATTTCTTGGACAGGCAGTATGGAAGATGTATTTGTACTAGCCCACGAGCTTGGACACGCTGGACATTTCTACCATGCAAACGCTGAGCAAAACGTGTTCAATGCACGTCCATCCATGTATTTCATTGAAGCACCTTCCACAATGAATGAGATGCTCATGGCGAACCATTTATTACAAAATTCGGATGACCCGAAATTCAAACGTTGGGTGATTTCTTCTATTGTTGCTAGAACGTATTACCATAATTTCGTCACGCACTTACTAGAAGCCGCTTACCAACGTAAAGTGTATGAGCGTATTGATGAAGGCGGCAGCGTGAATGCGAACGTCTTAAATTCATTGAAGCGTGAAACACTCGAAGATTTCTGGGGCGATGATGTTGAAATTAACGAAGGCGCTGAATTAACATGGATGCGTCAACCACACTATTATATGGGCCTATACCCCTACACCTACAGTGCTGGCTTAACGATTTCTACACAAGTATCGAAACGAATTCTTGAAGAAGGCCAACCTGCTGTCGATGAGTGGATTGAAGTATTAAAAGCAGGTGGCACAAAATCTCCTGCTGAATTAAGTAAAATGGCAGGCGTTGACATTACAACGGAAAAACCGTTACGCGATACGATTGCTTACATCGGTGAGCTGATTGACCAATTGGTGGAATTAACAGAAGAAATCGATTCTGTAAAAAACTAA